ATCAATCGCATCACCATCGTGCGCGACGGCCAGCCCATCCCGCCCGACCCCATGCAGCCCAAGCCTGTGGCAAACACACCAGCCGAACCTACACTGCACCGGCACACGGCAGCAGACACGCAACAGTAAAGCCGCCGCTCGACCTCAATCCACATCTAACCCCGTAAGGAGAACACCGAAATGCCAACCAAGCCCGGCACCTACGCCACCTTCAAGACCTCGCAAGGCACCATCGTCTGCGAGCTCTTCGAGAAGGACGCCCCCCAGACCGTCGCCAACTTCATCGGCCTCGCCGAGGGCACAAAAGATTGGAACAGCCCGAGCAAGAAGGGCGCGAAGCTCTACGACGGCACCGTCTTCCACCGCGTCATTCCGCAGTTCATGATCCAGGGCGGCGACCCCGAAGGCAGCGGCATGGGCGGCCCCGGCTACCGCTTCGCCGACGAGACCCGCGGCTCCAAACACGGCTTCCAGCAGCCCGGCAAGCTCGCCATGGCCAACGCCGGCCCCAACACCAACGGCAGCCAGTTCTTCATCACGGTGGCCGACACAAGCTGGCTCACCGGCAAGCACACCATCTTCGGCGAAGTCGTCGAAGGCTACGACGTCGTCGAGAAGATCAGCAAGGTCAACCGCGACGGCATGGACCGCCCCAAAACCCCAGTCGTCCTTGAATCCGTCACCATCGACCGTGTTGCGTAATTCATATTGTCCATGCTGAGAAATGGCCCCAACTGGGGCCATTTCTTTTTCTGGAAAATTATGTCACCATATAAATGGGCTTTGTATATGGGATCACAGAGAGCACATATCGTCCTCCCCGACGAACTCGTTCATGAGATCGACGCTATGGTCGGCCCTCGTGGCCGCAGTGCATTTCTAGTCGAAACTGCCCGGGCAGAGTTGCGCCGCCGCCGCCTGTTGTCTTTCCTGCATAATGACCAGCCCGCGTGGCATGAAAAAAACCATCCTGAACTCTCCGGAGGCGCAGGGCCCTGGGTGCGGGAACTCCGGCAGCAGAGCGACACACGCACTAAAGCCGCAAAACCCAAACAGAAGAGAGCCAGTTGATCGTTCTGCTCGCTTCCACGGTGCTGATCGATGTCCTCCGCGCTCGCGCAAACCGCCGTGCGCAGTTGGCCGAACTTGTCGAGGGCGGCCACACCCTCGCCACAACCGCGCTCAACATCGGCGAAGTCTATGCTGGAATGCGTCCAGGCGAAGAGGCCAAAACAGAGGCATTCTTATCAGGATTGGAATGCTATCCCATCACAGCCGCAATCGCCCGTAGAGCAGGCTCGCTTAAAGGCAAGTGGGCTCAGAAAGGCCGAACGCTGACCCTGGCCGACATGCTCGTCGCCGCCACTGCACTGGAGCACGACCTCACTCTGATGACCGACAACCGCAAAGACTTCCCTGTCGCCGGTCTGCATCTTCTGCCATAGCCAATCTGAAAGCAAAGGCCCGCTCATTGAGCAGGCCTTCGTCTTATCAGTTCGATCGGTGCAGATCGGTGTT
This is a stretch of genomic DNA from Edaphobacter acidisoli. It encodes these proteins:
- a CDS encoding type II toxin-antitoxin system VapC family toxin translates to MIVLLASTVLIDVLRARANRRAQLAELVEGGHTLATTALNIGEVYAGMRPGEEAKTEAFLSGLECYPITAAIARRAGSLKGKWAQKGRTLTLADMLVAATALEHDLTLMTDNRKDFPVAGLHLLP
- a CDS encoding peptidylprolyl isomerase codes for the protein MPTKPGTYATFKTSQGTIVCELFEKDAPQTVANFIGLAEGTKDWNSPSKKGAKLYDGTVFHRVIPQFMIQGGDPEGSGMGGPGYRFADETRGSKHGFQQPGKLAMANAGPNTNGSQFFITVADTSWLTGKHTIFGEVVEGYDVVEKISKVNRDGMDRPKTPVVLESVTIDRVA